A genomic window from Myotis daubentonii chromosome 4, mMyoDau2.1, whole genome shotgun sequence includes:
- the LOC132232626 gene encoding post-GPI attachment to proteins factor 6-like isoform X1 yields the protein MGRAGTWAGDAARAAVAGPLLLLLLARPPPAAAGHGGHRDIRLVSEQFSQSPQKLSFYSWYGSARLYRFRVPPDTVLLRWLLQVAQGGGPTCANLEITVYFRYGAPPVINPLGTSFPANTSVQPSFLIKMLQSNTSINVSHPAPGDWFVAAHLPPSSQKIEVKGFIPTCAYIFQPDMLVVRVVEVSILEPDTPLPQTLLSQPSYLKIFIPEFTQELRLELQGCVSNGSWGCPVHLTVGSATLPSNFQKVLTCPGPAQACRLLLPSPPWDRWLQVTAKSLAGPHVLVAFSTVASLTACRPWIVNFQHLLQNTSNQSRNISAGLLPPGPGWRGLAGSSHVGGGPFCLLSYQAVREDVDVVSVHFRPPDRASVLVQSDVPAVMRLQLSTGMDSGGSLTIALWANESVMPNNTWVKVCLNAASPFLSFSAALNCTTAFFQGYPLSLSTVSRKAHLTVPYPETDSWYLSLQLLCPQSPDCCLPGLRAGPPAGLRRLASTPRSQPSWAPSSRGCEGASVLVETALSLVPCLNDCGPYGQCLLLRRHGYLYAGCSCKAGWRGWSCTDNSTAQTLAQQQAAVLLLTLSNLMFLAPIALSVHRCLLVEASVYAYTMFFSTFYHACDQPGEAVLCILSYDTLQYCDFLGSGVSIWATILCMARLKAALKYVLLLLGTLVLAMTLQLDRRGAWNTMGPCLFAIVVMVTMWVYRCGHRRRCYPPSWQRWAFYLLPGISMAAVAIAIYASMMTSDNYYYTHSIWHMLLAGSAAFLLPPRDKRAEPWACSQGLACRYQICKNHREELYTVT from the exons ATGGGCCGGGCTGGGACCTGGGCCGGGGACGCGGCGCGGGCGGCGGTGGcggggccgctgctgctgctgctgctcgctCGGCCGCCTCCGGCCGCGGCGGGCCACGGCGGTCACAGAG ACATCAGGCTGGTGTCTGAGCAGTTCTCGCAGTCCCCGCAGAAGCTGTCTTTCTACAGCTGGTACGGCAGCGCCAGACTCTACCGCTTCCGAGTGCCCCCGGACACCGTGCTGCTGCGCTGGCTGCTGCAGGTGGCCCAGGGCGGCGGCCCCACCTGTGCCAACCTGGAGATCACCGT GTACTTCCGCTATGGCGCCCCTCCCGTCATCAACCCCCTGGGTACCAGCTTCCCTGCCAACACCTCCGTGCAGCCCTCCTTCCTCATCAAGATGCTGCAGAGCAACACTTCCATCAACGTCTCCCACCCGGCGCCTGGGGACTGGTTTGtggctgcccacctgcccccctcATCCCAGAAGATTGAGGTGAAG GGCTTTATTCCCACCTGTGCCTACATCTTCCAGCCTGACATGCTGGTCGTGCGGGTAGTTGAGGTCTCCATCCTGGAGCCTGACACACCCTTGCCACAGaccctcctctcccagcccagcTACCTCAA AATCTTCATCCCCGAGTTCACCCAGGAGCTGCGGCTGGAGCTGCAGGGCTGTGTGTCCAACGGGAGCTGGGGCTGCCCCGTGCACCTCACCGTGGGCTCAGCTACCCTGCCCAGCAACTTCCAGAAGGTGCTCacctgccctggccccgcccaggcctgccgCCTGCTGTTGCCCTCGCCGCCCTGGGACCGGTGGTTGCAAGTGACAGCCAAGAGCCTGGCAGGGCCCCATGTGTTGGTGGCTTTCAGCACTGTAGCTTCTCTCACAG CCTGCAGGCCTTGGATCGTAAATTTCCAGCATCTTCTGCAGAACACTTCAAACCAGAGCCGCAACATATCTGCTGGTCTGCTGCCCCCGGGGCCTGGCTGGCGGGGCCTGGCGGGGAGCAGCCATGTGGGCGGCGGCCCCTTCTGCCTCCTGAGCTACCAGGCCGTGCGGGAAGACGTGGATGTGGTGTCTGTGCACTTCAGGCCCCCGGACAGGGCCTCGGTGCTGGTGCAGTCGGACGTGCCTGCGGTGATGCGGCTGCAGCTGAGCACAGGCATGGACAGCGGGGGCTCCCTCACCATCGCCTTGTGGGCCAATGAG AGTGTGATGCCCAACAACACCTGGGTGAAGGTCTGCCTGAACGCTGCCTCGCCCTTCCTCAGCTTCAGCGCTGCGCTCAACTGCACCACAG CCTTCTTCCAGGGGTATCCCCTGTCTTTGAGCACCGTGTCTCGCAAGGCCCACCTTACCGTTCCCTACCCAGAGACGGACAGCTGGTACCTCTCCCTGCAGCTCCTGTGCCCTCAGAGTCCTGA CTGCTGTCTCCCAGGGCTCAGGGccgggcctcctgcaggcctcaggAGGCTGGCCAGCACGCCCCGCAGCCAGCCTTCCTGGGCCCCTTCCTCCAGGGGGTGTGAGGGGGCCTCGGTGCTCGTGGAGACCGCCCTGTCCTTGGTGCCCTGCTTGAACGACTGCGGGCCATACGGCCAGTGCCTCCTGCTGCGCAGACATGGCTACCTGTATGCGGGCTGCAGCTGCAAGGCAG GCTGGCGTGGGTGGAGCTGCACAGACAACAGCACCGCCCAGACCTTGGCCCAGCAGCAGGCGGCCGTGCTCCTGCTCACCCTCAGCAACCTCATGTTCCTGGCCCCCATCGCCCTCTCTGTGCACCGCTGCCTCCTGGTGGAGGCCTCCGTCTACGCCTACACCATGTTCTTCTCCACG TTCTATCACGCCTGCGACCAGCCGGGGGAGGCTGTGCTATGCATCCTGAGCTACGACACCCTGCAGTACTGTGACTTCCTGGGCTCGGGGGTGTCCATCTGGGCCACCATCCTCTGCATGGCGCGGCTGAAGGCCGCCCTGAAATAT GTTCTGCTTCTCCTGGGCACACTGGTGTTGGCCATGACCTTGCAGCTGGACCGCAGGGGCGCCTGGAACACGATGGGGCCTTGCCTCTTTGCCATCGTGGTCATGGTCACCATGTGG GTGTACCGCTGCGGGCACCGGCGGCGCTGCTACCCGCCCTCCTGGCAGCGCTGGGCCTTCTACCTCCTGCCCGGCATCTCCATGGCCGCCGTGGCCATTGCCATCTACGCTTCCATGATGACCAGCGACAACTATTACTATACCCACAGCATCTGGCACATGCTGCTGGCGGGGAGCGCAGCCTTCCTGCTGCCCCCGCGGGACAAGCgtgctgagccctgggcctgctCACAGGGCCTCGCCTGCCGCTATCAGATCTGTAAGAACCACCGGGAGGAGCTGTACACGGTGACGTGA
- the LOC132232626 gene encoding post-GPI attachment to proteins factor 6-like isoform X2, which produces MGRAGTWAGDAARAAVAGPLLLLLLARPPPAAAGHGGHRDIRLVSEQFSQSPQKLSFYSWYGSARLYRFRVPPDTVLLRWLLQVAQGGGPTCANLEITVYFRYGAPPVINPLGTSFPANTSVQPSFLIKMLQSNTSINVSHPAPGDWFVAAHLPPSSQKIEVKGFIPTCAYIFQPDMLVVRVVEVSILEPDTPLPQTLLSQPSYLKIFIPEFTQELRLELQGCVSNGSWGCPVHLTVGSATLPSNFQKVLTCPGPAQACRLLLPSPPWDRWLQVTAKSLAGPHVLVAFSTVASLTACRPWIVNFQHLLQNTSNQSRNISAGLLPPGPGWRGLAGSSHVGGGPFCLLSYQAVREDVDVVSVHFRPPDRASVLVQSDVPAVMRLQLSTGMDSGGSLTIALWANESVMPNNTWVKVCLNAASPFLSFSAALNCTTAFFQGYPLSLSTVSRKAHLTVPYPETDSWYLSLQLLCPQSPEGCEGASVLVETALSLVPCLNDCGPYGQCLLLRRHGYLYAGCSCKAGWRGWSCTDNSTAQTLAQQQAAVLLLTLSNLMFLAPIALSVHRCLLVEASVYAYTMFFSTFYHACDQPGEAVLCILSYDTLQYCDFLGSGVSIWATILCMARLKAALKYVLLLLGTLVLAMTLQLDRRGAWNTMGPCLFAIVVMVTMWVYRCGHRRRCYPPSWQRWAFYLLPGISMAAVAIAIYASMMTSDNYYYTHSIWHMLLAGSAAFLLPPRDKRAEPWACSQGLACRYQICKNHREELYTVT; this is translated from the exons ATGGGCCGGGCTGGGACCTGGGCCGGGGACGCGGCGCGGGCGGCGGTGGcggggccgctgctgctgctgctgctcgctCGGCCGCCTCCGGCCGCGGCGGGCCACGGCGGTCACAGAG ACATCAGGCTGGTGTCTGAGCAGTTCTCGCAGTCCCCGCAGAAGCTGTCTTTCTACAGCTGGTACGGCAGCGCCAGACTCTACCGCTTCCGAGTGCCCCCGGACACCGTGCTGCTGCGCTGGCTGCTGCAGGTGGCCCAGGGCGGCGGCCCCACCTGTGCCAACCTGGAGATCACCGT GTACTTCCGCTATGGCGCCCCTCCCGTCATCAACCCCCTGGGTACCAGCTTCCCTGCCAACACCTCCGTGCAGCCCTCCTTCCTCATCAAGATGCTGCAGAGCAACACTTCCATCAACGTCTCCCACCCGGCGCCTGGGGACTGGTTTGtggctgcccacctgcccccctcATCCCAGAAGATTGAGGTGAAG GGCTTTATTCCCACCTGTGCCTACATCTTCCAGCCTGACATGCTGGTCGTGCGGGTAGTTGAGGTCTCCATCCTGGAGCCTGACACACCCTTGCCACAGaccctcctctcccagcccagcTACCTCAA AATCTTCATCCCCGAGTTCACCCAGGAGCTGCGGCTGGAGCTGCAGGGCTGTGTGTCCAACGGGAGCTGGGGCTGCCCCGTGCACCTCACCGTGGGCTCAGCTACCCTGCCCAGCAACTTCCAGAAGGTGCTCacctgccctggccccgcccaggcctgccgCCTGCTGTTGCCCTCGCCGCCCTGGGACCGGTGGTTGCAAGTGACAGCCAAGAGCCTGGCAGGGCCCCATGTGTTGGTGGCTTTCAGCACTGTAGCTTCTCTCACAG CCTGCAGGCCTTGGATCGTAAATTTCCAGCATCTTCTGCAGAACACTTCAAACCAGAGCCGCAACATATCTGCTGGTCTGCTGCCCCCGGGGCCTGGCTGGCGGGGCCTGGCGGGGAGCAGCCATGTGGGCGGCGGCCCCTTCTGCCTCCTGAGCTACCAGGCCGTGCGGGAAGACGTGGATGTGGTGTCTGTGCACTTCAGGCCCCCGGACAGGGCCTCGGTGCTGGTGCAGTCGGACGTGCCTGCGGTGATGCGGCTGCAGCTGAGCACAGGCATGGACAGCGGGGGCTCCCTCACCATCGCCTTGTGGGCCAATGAG AGTGTGATGCCCAACAACACCTGGGTGAAGGTCTGCCTGAACGCTGCCTCGCCCTTCCTCAGCTTCAGCGCTGCGCTCAACTGCACCACAG CCTTCTTCCAGGGGTATCCCCTGTCTTTGAGCACCGTGTCTCGCAAGGCCCACCTTACCGTTCCCTACCCAGAGACGGACAGCTGGTACCTCTCCCTGCAGCTCCTGTGCCCTCAGAGTCCTGA GGGGTGTGAGGGGGCCTCGGTGCTCGTGGAGACCGCCCTGTCCTTGGTGCCCTGCTTGAACGACTGCGGGCCATACGGCCAGTGCCTCCTGCTGCGCAGACATGGCTACCTGTATGCGGGCTGCAGCTGCAAGGCAG GCTGGCGTGGGTGGAGCTGCACAGACAACAGCACCGCCCAGACCTTGGCCCAGCAGCAGGCGGCCGTGCTCCTGCTCACCCTCAGCAACCTCATGTTCCTGGCCCCCATCGCCCTCTCTGTGCACCGCTGCCTCCTGGTGGAGGCCTCCGTCTACGCCTACACCATGTTCTTCTCCACG TTCTATCACGCCTGCGACCAGCCGGGGGAGGCTGTGCTATGCATCCTGAGCTACGACACCCTGCAGTACTGTGACTTCCTGGGCTCGGGGGTGTCCATCTGGGCCACCATCCTCTGCATGGCGCGGCTGAAGGCCGCCCTGAAATAT GTTCTGCTTCTCCTGGGCACACTGGTGTTGGCCATGACCTTGCAGCTGGACCGCAGGGGCGCCTGGAACACGATGGGGCCTTGCCTCTTTGCCATCGTGGTCATGGTCACCATGTGG GTGTACCGCTGCGGGCACCGGCGGCGCTGCTACCCGCCCTCCTGGCAGCGCTGGGCCTTCTACCTCCTGCCCGGCATCTCCATGGCCGCCGTGGCCATTGCCATCTACGCTTCCATGATGACCAGCGACAACTATTACTATACCCACAGCATCTGGCACATGCTGCTGGCGGGGAGCGCAGCCTTCCTGCTGCCCCCGCGGGACAAGCgtgctgagccctgggcctgctCACAGGGCCTCGCCTGCCGCTATCAGATCTGTAAGAACCACCGGGAGGAGCTGTACACGGTGACGTGA